The following proteins come from a genomic window of Synechococcus sp. BIOS-E4-1:
- a CDS encoding Nif11-like leader peptide family RiPP precursor — MQEQLKAEGADPVAIAKSAGFSITTEELEEHRQFPSDAEIETLAGGKVSDFCTSDIVSYCCW; from the coding sequence CTGCAGGAACAGTTAAAGGCTGAAGGTGCAGACCCTGTTGCTATTGCTAAATCTGCAGGCTTTTCGATCACTACAGAAGAATTAGAAGAGCATCGCCAATTCCCATCTGATGCTGAGATTGAAACTTTGGCTGGTGGGAAAGTTTCCGACTTTTGTACTTCCGACATTGTGTCCTATTGCTGTTGGTAA
- a CDS encoding DUF481 domain-containing protein has protein sequence MTAGLVLLGAQATFAEQVTLKLSNGDTLHGELIPSESTDTTTVLQHPVLGRLSIPKTALMPEPKPKPWKLSLSSGITGSNTDNDLSAGGTAQLDTSYSAGADKVSLKVSAQYEVSRDEGESGNTTDTNEGDAELRYIRNLNSRLHAYAGARFNYDTLNFTGTDVFESSIGLGYDLIKTPKTRLTVSLGPSIETIWGGDGCLADPVCGETFAASTARAELEWKPSSAASLTLTNTYTGAYVNGISTNNIFSIALKVFPMNNQRLFTSLNGQTIYNELRSPKVNNSISMQVGVKLD, from the coding sequence ATGACTGCGGGGCTTGTCCTGCTGGGAGCCCAAGCGACTTTCGCCGAGCAGGTCACCCTCAAGCTGAGCAACGGCGACACCCTGCACGGAGAACTCATCCCATCCGAAAGCACAGACACCACAACGGTGCTGCAGCACCCGGTGCTGGGACGGTTGAGCATTCCGAAAACGGCGCTGATGCCCGAACCCAAGCCGAAACCATGGAAGCTGAGTCTTTCCAGCGGAATCACGGGATCCAACACCGACAACGATCTCTCCGCCGGGGGAACAGCGCAGCTCGACACCAGCTACAGCGCAGGCGCCGACAAGGTGTCGTTGAAAGTGAGTGCCCAATACGAGGTGTCCCGTGACGAGGGAGAGAGCGGCAATACAACAGACACAAATGAGGGCGATGCCGAGCTGCGCTACATCCGCAACCTGAACAGCCGCCTGCACGCCTATGCAGGTGCGCGCTTCAATTACGACACACTGAACTTCACCGGTACCGATGTTTTTGAAAGCTCGATTGGTCTTGGCTACGACCTGATCAAGACTCCAAAAACACGACTCACCGTGTCCCTCGGTCCCTCGATCGAGACGATCTGGGGAGGAGATGGCTGCCTCGCAGATCCGGTCTGCGGCGAGACATTCGCAGCATCAACGGCCAGAGCTGAGCTGGAGTGGAAGCCCAGCTCAGCCGCCAGTCTCACGCTGACCAACACCTATACCGGGGCTTACGTCAACGGGATCTCAACCAACAACATCTTTTCCATCGCGTTGAAGGTTTTCCCCATGAACAATCAGCGCCTGTTCACATCCCTGAACGGTCAGACGATCTACAACGAACTGCGCAGTCCGAAAGTGAACAACAGCATCTCGATGCAGGTGGGCGTGAAGCTGGATTGA
- a CDS encoding SGNH/GDSL hydrolase family protein, with translation MTASAQEARTVLCFGDSNTWGFNPDGGGRLPHDTRWPNQLEQQLNRRASGKAWRTIEDGLNSRTWLLDDPIGAARYGAQYSCSGRSGLMTSLHSHKPIDVVILALGCNDCKDYLNLSAEQIADGARILIHDIRSALNCGPRERPDQPPCIVLMTPPLVTITAQSLNWGFAGADTKSQALARRYLQLADELELLAFDVQTVATASSLDGIHFDSQAQSAIASGLADLIAQI, from the coding sequence ATGACAGCATCAGCTCAGGAAGCAAGAACCGTCCTCTGCTTTGGCGACTCCAACACCTGGGGATTCAATCCCGACGGTGGAGGACGGCTGCCCCATGACACGCGCTGGCCGAATCAGTTGGAGCAACAGCTGAACCGGCGTGCGTCCGGCAAAGCCTGGCGCACGATTGAGGACGGCCTCAATTCCCGCACCTGGCTGCTCGATGATCCCATCGGTGCCGCCAGGTATGGCGCGCAGTACAGCTGCAGCGGCCGCTCAGGCCTGATGACCTCTCTGCACAGCCACAAACCCATCGACGTTGTGATCCTGGCGCTGGGCTGCAACGACTGCAAGGACTATCTCAACCTGTCCGCCGAGCAGATCGCAGACGGCGCCCGCATCCTGATTCACGACATCCGCAGCGCGCTCAACTGTGGCCCGCGTGAGCGGCCCGACCAGCCCCCCTGCATTGTTCTGATGACCCCGCCCTTGGTGACGATCACTGCGCAGTCGCTGAACTGGGGGTTCGCTGGAGCTGACACGAAATCCCAGGCATTAGCCAGACGCTATCTCCAGCTCGCCGATGAACTGGAGCTGCTCGCTTTCGATGTTCAGACCGTGGCGACGGCCTCATCCCTGGATGGCATCCATTTCGACAGCCAGGCCCAGTCCGCGATTGCTTCAGGCCTTGCCGATCTCATCGCCCAAATCTGA
- a CDS encoding Nif11-like leader peptide family natural product precursor: MSEDQLKAFLEKVKGDTSLQEKLKAAADVDAALAIAKDAGFSISADDVQNEISDSELERAAGGEYECLCHCTWDDVTSCTVNTWGLG, translated from the coding sequence ATGTCAGAAGATCAACTCAAAGCCTTTTTAGAAAAAGTCAAAGGCGACACCAGCCTCCAGGAGAAGCTAAAAGCAGCTGCTGACGTTGACGCAGCTCTTGCAATTGCGAAAGATGCTGGCTTTAGTATTTCTGCTGATGACGTTCAGAACGAGATTTCAGATAGTGAGCTGGAAAGAGCTGCTGGCGGTGAGTATGAGTGTCTTTGTCACTGTACATGGGATGATGTTACCTCATGTACTGTTAATACTTGGGGATTGGGATGA
- a CDS encoding YbfB/YjiJ family MFS transporter, with protein MSPSAAGSLEPFQPQEPHRLRVLAGACGLGIGLGLIRSDFGVIGREMVVQEWMSQADLGELAALNMVGYLLGCVHQAQLKGKAQLLRSLRLALVVGVLCLWLGAVPSGQLGEGGLRVLAGWGAGHLMSGLPGLALAGVPARHQRQAVATVLGGGALVALLGASAVAWLAPSSAAGAWLVLACFATVLSLPTLWLIDRGHRRLRANEQCGEEQQVAIADSGVRSIGWFPLIALTCAFALTGAAQVPMALYEPIVASSRIGMDASMSSASFSAMGLGGLMASLLLVGLPRAWPTALLLPLVAMVGGLGAWIYALARSPQQLLLSAFLIGWWSIMTSSLTLDRLPDLVPAELQRRCWATLTTLNGLGFVIFSMGTSSMASKGLQTLLWLGVALMACVLLAQLLQTSRRSVSNSQS; from the coding sequence ATGTCGCCGTCCGCTGCAGGCTCACTAGAGCCATTTCAGCCACAAGAACCTCATCGACTCAGGGTGCTGGCAGGCGCATGCGGACTGGGCATCGGTCTGGGATTGATCCGATCCGACTTCGGCGTGATCGGCCGGGAAATGGTGGTGCAGGAATGGATGTCTCAGGCCGATCTCGGCGAACTCGCCGCACTCAACATGGTGGGTTACCTGTTGGGCTGTGTGCATCAGGCGCAACTGAAGGGCAAAGCCCAGTTGCTGCGCAGCCTGCGGCTGGCATTGGTTGTCGGAGTGCTTTGCCTCTGGTTGGGGGCTGTGCCGAGTGGCCAACTCGGTGAGGGTGGTCTGAGGGTGTTGGCCGGCTGGGGCGCTGGACATCTGATGAGCGGTCTGCCAGGCCTGGCTCTCGCGGGCGTTCCCGCTCGTCATCAACGCCAGGCGGTCGCCACGGTGTTGGGAGGTGGTGCACTGGTGGCTCTGCTGGGAGCCAGTGCGGTGGCCTGGTTGGCTCCGAGTTCGGCTGCAGGCGCTTGGCTAGTGCTGGCTTGCTTCGCCACGGTTTTGTCCCTCCCCACCCTGTGGCTGATCGATCGAGGTCACCGCCGTTTGCGCGCCAACGAACAGTGCGGAGAAGAACAACAGGTGGCGATTGCTGACAGCGGTGTGCGATCAATTGGCTGGTTTCCGTTGATTGCGCTCACCTGCGCGTTTGCTCTCACGGGAGCGGCCCAGGTGCCAATGGCGCTGTATGAGCCGATCGTGGCTTCGAGCCGCATCGGAATGGATGCCTCGATGAGCAGTGCCTCCTTCTCCGCCATGGGACTTGGCGGCCTGATGGCCTCACTGCTGTTGGTGGGTTTGCCCAGGGCCTGGCCAACGGCACTGTTGCTCCCTTTAGTGGCCATGGTTGGTGGATTGGGGGCCTGGATCTATGCGTTGGCGCGCTCGCCACAACAGCTGCTTTTGTCTGCTTTTTTGATCGGTTGGTGGTCAATCATGACCTCATCGCTCACGCTCGATCGACTGCCTGACCTGGTGCCGGCCGAGTTGCAGAGACGTTGCTGGGCAACACTCACCACGCTCAATGGCCTCGGTTTTGTGATCTTCTCGATGGGAACAAGCTCGATGGCCTCGAAGGGCTTGCAGACCTTGCTCTGGCTTGGGGTGGCACTCATGGCATGCGTGCTGTTGGCGCAGTTGTTGCAGACCTCTCGCCGATCCGTTTCGAATAGCCAAAGCTGA
- a CDS encoding EamA family transporter, whose translation MLKGIAWGISTSFLFSVYIVLSKYLLGHFASPWLLLASGVGIVALLPSIIKRRHVYKEWNRRQWRLVVSMALLSGLFNFSALLCINYLPASIAAMFLSLSSVVLLLRTCSIESRPPIPLELAAVVFAAAGAFLVLGVKIQTFPFVGLLFGVSTLIFSTSADILTGRMRGMVNVKEVVFSKQLSKVAFACLGLILISRLPAASYPALAVLWILLLAAGILKMLESFTASKTVFALPPVTFQNILLLNLPIVAFAESWIFDIHLDFYQWIGVVLIMLSALSAIFSGQKRLKAL comes from the coding sequence ATGCTCAAGGGAATCGCTTGGGGAATCAGCACTTCTTTCCTCTTTAGCGTCTACATTGTGTTATCTAAATATCTTCTCGGGCATTTCGCTTCCCCGTGGCTGCTGCTAGCTTCTGGTGTCGGAATTGTTGCTTTATTACCATCAATTATAAAGCGACGTCATGTTTACAAAGAGTGGAATCGGAGACAGTGGAGACTTGTTGTCTCAATGGCTTTATTGAGTGGACTATTTAATTTTTCTGCACTCTTGTGTATTAATTACTTGCCTGCATCAATTGCTGCAATGTTCCTCAGTCTGTCCTCTGTTGTGCTACTTCTCAGAACCTGTAGCATTGAATCAAGACCGCCGATACCATTGGAACTAGCAGCTGTTGTCTTTGCTGCTGCAGGCGCTTTTCTGGTCTTAGGAGTGAAGATTCAGACATTTCCATTCGTTGGCTTGTTGTTTGGGGTTTCAACTCTGATATTTAGCACTAGCGCTGACATTTTGACCGGTAGAATGCGTGGAATGGTCAACGTGAAAGAAGTCGTTTTTTCAAAACAGCTGAGCAAAGTTGCATTTGCTTGTTTAGGCTTGATTCTAATATCTAGATTACCTGCTGCATCTTACCCTGCACTAGCAGTTCTTTGGATTTTATTGCTAGCTGCAGGTATTTTGAAAATGCTGGAAAGCTTTACTGCATCAAAGACTGTATTTGCCCTGCCACCTGTGACATTCCAGAATATATTACTGCTTAATCTGCCGATTGTTGCATTTGCAGAATCCTGGATATTCGATATTCATCTAGATTTCTATCAGTGGATTGGTGTTGTACTTATCATGCTATCTGCCCTTAGCGCGATCTTTTCCGGTCAGAAACGCCTCAAAGCACTCTAA
- a CDS encoding Y-family DNA polymerase, with product MAQVTALIDANNFYASCEQSLDPALIGRPVVVLSNNDGCIVARSAEARALGIAMGTPYFKAKQTLERCGVVVRSSNYALYADMSQRLMSLLESQVEELEVYSIDEAFARISRPAAADLRPWGRQLRALVRRNLGLPIAIGLGASKGQAKLANRLAKVEAGHAGLFDLGHCSHRDHWLETIAIEDVWGIGRKLAYWCRLRGVRNARELRDMASGPLRAKAGVVGLRLQRELQGHACLPLDLAPSPKQETCVSRSFSRPITSLVELREAVATYVVRAAEKLRKQQQRAASLSVYTRTSPFVPAFYSRSASTQLDLPSNDTQTLLNAALPLVERIFQPNRQLAKAGVLMEHLQDTEQLQHHLLVPCSAANLQRRDTLMNTIDGLNRRYGRGTVQWAACGLHSSWSMRRERLGRAATTRLSDVPVVKT from the coding sequence ATGGCTCAGGTCACCGCCCTCATCGACGCCAACAACTTCTATGCCTCCTGCGAGCAGAGCCTCGATCCAGCCCTGATCGGCCGCCCCGTGGTGGTGCTCTCCAACAACGACGGCTGCATCGTGGCCCGCAGCGCCGAAGCCCGTGCACTCGGCATTGCCATGGGTACGCCGTATTTCAAGGCCAAGCAGACGCTGGAACGCTGCGGAGTGGTGGTGCGCAGTTCCAACTACGCCCTCTACGCCGACATGAGCCAACGGCTGATGAGCCTCCTGGAAAGTCAGGTGGAGGAACTGGAGGTGTATTCCATCGATGAAGCATTCGCTCGCATCAGTCGTCCAGCGGCAGCGGATCTGCGGCCCTGGGGACGGCAACTGCGTGCCCTGGTCCGTCGCAATCTGGGGCTGCCGATCGCCATCGGTCTGGGAGCCAGCAAAGGCCAGGCGAAGCTGGCGAACCGTCTGGCCAAGGTGGAGGCAGGCCATGCAGGCCTGTTCGACCTTGGGCACTGCAGCCATCGGGACCACTGGCTGGAAACGATCGCCATCGAAGACGTGTGGGGGATCGGGCGCAAACTGGCCTACTGGTGCCGATTGCGTGGTGTGCGCAACGCCCGGGAACTGCGGGACATGGCCAGCGGACCACTACGGGCCAAGGCAGGTGTGGTCGGCCTGCGTCTGCAGAGGGAACTCCAGGGGCATGCCTGTCTCCCCCTCGACCTGGCCCCATCCCCGAAACAGGAAACCTGTGTCAGCAGAAGTTTCAGTCGACCGATCACGTCCCTGGTGGAGCTGAGAGAAGCCGTGGCGACCTACGTGGTGCGCGCCGCGGAAAAGCTGCGCAAACAGCAGCAACGCGCCGCATCCCTGAGCGTTTACACCCGCACCAGCCCATTCGTGCCAGCCTTCTACAGCCGCAGCGCCAGCACCCAGCTGGACCTCCCCAGCAACGACACCCAGACGCTGCTGAACGCAGCGTTACCACTGGTGGAACGGATCTTTCAGCCAAACCGTCAGCTCGCCAAGGCCGGCGTCCTGATGGAGCATCTGCAGGACACGGAGCAACTGCAGCACCACTTGCTGGTGCCGTGCAGTGCAGCGAACCTGCAACGGCGGGACACCCTGATGAACACCATTGATGGCCTCAACCGCCGCTATGGACGAGGCACCGTGCAGTGGGCAGCCTGCGGCCTGCATTCCAGCTGGTCCATGCGACGGGAACGCCTGGGCCGGGCAGCCACCACACGCCTGAGTGACGTGCCGGTGGTCAAGACCTGA
- a CDS encoding metallothionein encodes MSIPTPTCACEPCDCTIAPQTAVEKDGKLFCSQPCADGHAGGDQCCSSCECC; translated from the coding sequence ATGTCGATCCCAACCCCAACCTGCGCCTGTGAGCCCTGCGATTGCACGATTGCTCCCCAAACAGCTGTCGAAAAAGACGGCAAGCTGTTTTGCTCTCAGCCTTGCGCTGATGGACATGCCGGAGGGGATCAGTGCTGCAGCAGCTGCGAGTGCTGCTGA
- a CDS encoding LexA family transcriptional regulator, with translation MEIDRSFLQPPQPLRPQRTPRQLPLAGERVAAGFPSPAEDYVDVGIDLNDQLIRHPTSTFFLRVSGDSMTGAGIHDGDLLVVDRSLNPCPGRVVVAVLDGGFTLKRLMRHQGRLRLEAANPSYPPLDLQSCDDVQIWGVAIHVIHPL, from the coding sequence ATGGAGATCGATCGCTCCTTTCTCCAGCCACCACAACCCCTGCGCCCCCAGCGAACGCCAAGGCAGCTGCCACTGGCGGGAGAGCGGGTGGCCGCTGGCTTTCCCTCCCCGGCAGAGGACTACGTGGACGTGGGGATCGACCTCAACGACCAATTGATCCGTCATCCCACCAGCACCTTCTTCCTGCGTGTCAGCGGAGACTCCATGACCGGTGCCGGCATTCATGACGGCGACCTTCTGGTCGTGGACCGCAGCCTTAACCCCTGTCCCGGACGAGTGGTGGTGGCCGTTCTCGACGGCGGCTTCACCCTCAAACGCCTGATGCGCCATCAGGGCCGGCTGCGCCTGGAAGCGGCCAATCCCAGCTATCCACCTCTCGATCTGCAGTCCTGCGACGACGTGCAGATCTGGGGGGTCGCCATCCATGTGATTCACCCCCTCTGA
- a CDS encoding alpha/beta fold hydrolase has translation MTLPNTKLSAVLLPGFACDLDSMLELDHALNESPSVSRTRCELFTSEVSLEEMACKVVKQYSDSELLLFGFSMGGWVAQEVASRMRSQVKGLVLISSWSEAPFQYLQVIHSLYNDLRSGKALDSFRSIVEEGFINQQTSYSMADRWLSMAKRIGPETFLRQLKAILEKPGVSENIPNIQCPILAIAGAEDALLKPSEQFEYVQYHKKCETQILDLCGHNLIWERPLLLSKTVDQWIRLNIDLKERY, from the coding sequence ATGACTTTACCTAACACAAAATTATCAGCGGTTTTGTTGCCCGGATTTGCTTGTGATCTCGACTCCATGTTGGAATTAGATCATGCTCTAAATGAATCTCCCAGTGTCAGTCGTACAAGATGCGAGTTATTCACTTCAGAAGTATCATTAGAGGAAATGGCTTGTAAAGTTGTTAAGCAATATTCTGACTCAGAGCTTCTTTTGTTCGGGTTTTCAATGGGTGGTTGGGTCGCACAGGAAGTGGCAAGCAGGATGAGATCTCAGGTGAAAGGTCTGGTGTTGATTTCGTCTTGGTCAGAAGCACCTTTTCAATATCTTCAAGTTATTCATAGTCTCTATAATGACCTGAGATCGGGGAAAGCATTGGATTCATTTAGATCAATTGTTGAAGAGGGATTTATCAACCAACAGACCAGTTATTCCATGGCTGATCGTTGGTTATCAATGGCTAAAAGAATAGGTCCTGAAACTTTTCTCAGGCAATTAAAAGCTATACTTGAAAAGCCAGGTGTGAGTGAAAATATTCCTAATATTCAATGTCCAATACTTGCAATTGCTGGAGCCGAGGACGCACTGCTAAAGCCTTCTGAACAATTTGAATACGTGCAGTATCATAAGAAGTGTGAAACACAAATACTTGACCTATGCGGTCATAATTTAATCTGGGAGAGGCCATTATTACTTTCTAAAACTGTTGATCAATGGATTCGTTTGAATATCGATTTAAAGGAGAGATATTAA
- the dnaG gene encoding DNA primase has translation MVSPRLHPRTIEAVKERADIVDVVGEHVVLKKKGREFVGICPFHDDSKPSMTVSPAKQFYYCFSCGAGGNSIKFLMEFQRQSFSEVVLDLARRYQLPVETVDGPQQEKLKQQLSRRDKLHRALALASGWFRAQLRTDAGSEALRYLRETRGLSETTLDQFELGYAPDQWDGLLRHLRQVEGLAPELLEAAGLVVPRKGGNGFYDRFRHRVIVPIRDRQGRVIGFGGRSLDGSEPKYLNSPETEVFEKGKHLFGLDRASSAIRKDDRAVVVEGYFDVIALHAAGITNAVASLGTALSSQQITQLCRCSDGKRIILNFDADGAGVRAANRAIGEVEQLALQGQLELRVLHLPSGKDPDEFLKDHGAGDYRALLDQAPLWLDWQIDQVLEGRDLSKADQFQRSVASLVALLGKLPQSAIRTHYIQQVAERLSGGQGRLALQLEEDLRQQVQGQRWHGRSTRHEKAGEASQRERSEAEILLLYLHCPSHRAGIRQELRSRELEDFALQHHRLLWSGITDLEEGNLGSMRLEAISRGEDRGDELADLDLPRLLTDQLLLENSDLVARLTPLLEPDELQRVSLSRPMDQLRGTAAMLERQKSHKRCRHLLEAWTGQRLQTLERCIAVLIEQEKDEQSTPAAEMEVDMEQRIHAMFEDLNAEALRFQELYYSERRHIQHLDQQRCAGYASDTSSAPSASVNG, from the coding sequence ATGGTCAGCCCACGACTTCACCCCCGCACCATTGAGGCCGTTAAGGAACGCGCCGACATCGTGGATGTGGTCGGTGAGCACGTTGTGCTTAAGAAGAAGGGCCGTGAGTTCGTCGGGATCTGCCCGTTTCACGATGACAGCAAGCCGTCCATGACGGTGTCTCCTGCCAAGCAGTTCTATTACTGCTTCTCGTGCGGCGCAGGAGGGAACTCCATCAAATTCCTGATGGAGTTTCAACGCCAGAGTTTCAGTGAGGTCGTCCTTGATCTTGCCCGCCGCTACCAGCTGCCGGTGGAGACCGTCGACGGTCCTCAGCAGGAGAAACTCAAACAGCAGCTCTCCCGTCGCGACAAGCTCCACCGGGCACTTGCGCTGGCTTCCGGCTGGTTTCGTGCACAGCTCAGGACCGACGCCGGTTCTGAGGCTCTTCGCTACCTGCGTGAGACGCGTGGACTGAGCGAAACCACTCTCGACCAGTTTGAGCTCGGCTATGCGCCGGATCAATGGGACGGCCTGCTCAGGCATCTGCGGCAGGTGGAGGGTCTCGCGCCCGAACTTCTGGAGGCGGCTGGTCTGGTGGTTCCCCGCAAGGGGGGGAACGGTTTTTATGACCGCTTCCGCCATCGGGTGATCGTTCCCATCCGTGATCGACAGGGCCGGGTGATCGGGTTCGGTGGGCGCAGCCTTGATGGCAGTGAGCCCAAGTACCTCAACTCACCTGAAACAGAGGTGTTCGAGAAAGGAAAGCATCTTTTCGGGCTCGACCGAGCCTCTTCGGCAATCCGCAAGGACGACCGTGCTGTCGTTGTGGAGGGTTACTTCGATGTCATCGCACTGCATGCGGCAGGTATCACCAATGCGGTGGCCTCCCTAGGCACTGCTCTCAGTAGTCAGCAGATCACCCAGCTGTGCCGGTGCAGTGATGGCAAACGCATCATTTTGAATTTTGATGCCGATGGAGCCGGCGTCCGTGCCGCCAACCGGGCGATTGGTGAGGTGGAGCAGCTCGCACTCCAGGGACAACTCGAGTTGAGGGTCCTGCACCTTCCATCCGGAAAGGACCCTGATGAATTTCTCAAGGATCACGGCGCCGGTGATTATCGGGCTTTGCTGGATCAGGCGCCGCTGTGGCTTGACTGGCAGATCGATCAGGTCCTTGAAGGCAGAGATCTAAGCAAGGCGGATCAGTTCCAGCGTTCGGTGGCTTCGCTGGTTGCGTTGCTGGGCAAGCTTCCCCAGTCCGCCATTCGCACCCACTACATCCAGCAGGTGGCAGAGCGCCTCAGCGGTGGGCAAGGCCGTCTTGCTCTGCAGCTGGAAGAGGATCTCCGTCAGCAAGTCCAGGGTCAGCGTTGGCATGGTCGTTCAACCCGACATGAAAAGGCTGGAGAAGCTTCCCAGCGTGAACGTTCGGAGGCGGAGATCCTGCTGCTTTATCTCCATTGCCCATCCCATCGGGCTGGCATCCGCCAGGAATTGAGGAGCAGAGAGCTCGAGGACTTTGCACTTCAGCACCACCGGCTGCTCTGGTCAGGCATCACGGATCTCGAGGAAGGCAATCTCGGCAGTATGCGTCTGGAAGCGATCAGTCGCGGTGAGGATCGCGGCGACGAATTGGCGGATCTCGATCTGCCTCGACTGCTCACCGATCAGCTCCTGCTGGAAAACAGTGATCTGGTGGCGCGCCTTACACCCCTGCTCGAACCGGATGAGCTGCAGCGTGTGTCACTCTCGCGGCCCATGGATCAGCTGCGGGGAACTGCAGCGATGCTCGAGCGTCAGAAGAGTCACAAACGCTGCCGGCATTTGCTCGAAGCCTGGACTGGACAGCGTCTGCAGACCCTGGAGCGATGCATCGCCGTCTTGATCGAGCAGGAGAAAGATGAGCAGTCAACTCCCGCTGCTGAGATGGAAGTGGACATGGAGCAGCGCATTCACGCCATGTTCGAAGACCTCAACGCTGAAGCCCTGCGTTTTCAGGAGCTGTATTACAGCGAGCGTCGACACATCCAACATCTCGATCAACAGCGCTGTGCCGGTTATGCCTCGGACACCAGCTCCGCTCCTTCTGCTTCCGTCAACGGTTGA
- a CDS encoding DUF4278 domain-containing protein, with product MTALIYRGQTYTPHHTAVPKQSVELTYRREHYNARRRQAARDLHPKLAYRGVSYAR from the coding sequence ATGACAGCTCTTATCTACAGAGGTCAGACCTACACCCCTCATCACACTGCTGTTCCAAAGCAGAGTGTTGAACTCACCTACCGGCGCGAGCACTACAACGCCCGTCGCAGGCAGGCAGCGCGGGACCTTCATCCCAAGCTTGCCTATCGCGGTGTTTCCTACGCCAGGTAA
- a CDS encoding SDR family oxidoreductase encodes MQDSLFRLDGQVVLVTGCRRGIGQAMADALAEAGADIVGISASLNPDSSEVGDAIRKRGRRFSGFRCDLSDRHTVDLVLDQVLSQHPVIDVLVNNAGIVRRSPAEEHSDELWDTVLEVNLSAAFRVSRRIGAVMLARGKGSIISTASVLSDQGGLNVASYAASKAGLANLTRSLANEWAGRGVRVNAIAPGYVDTEMTEALQSDPLRSRQILERIPAGRLGSPDDLRGPVVFLASEASRYVHGETLVVDGGWMGR; translated from the coding sequence ATGCAGGATTCGCTGTTCAGGCTTGATGGTCAGGTGGTACTGGTGACGGGCTGCCGGCGTGGGATCGGCCAGGCCATGGCGGATGCACTGGCCGAAGCAGGAGCGGACATTGTTGGCATCAGCGCATCGCTCAACCCCGACAGCAGTGAAGTGGGAGATGCAATCCGTAAGCGTGGTCGTCGATTTTCCGGTTTTCGCTGCGACCTCAGCGACCGCCACACCGTCGACCTCGTTCTGGACCAGGTTCTCAGCCAGCATCCGGTCATCGACGTGTTGGTGAACAACGCCGGCATCGTGCGCAGATCACCGGCGGAGGAGCACAGCGATGAGCTCTGGGACACGGTGCTGGAGGTCAACCTCAGTGCAGCATTCAGAGTCAGTCGCAGGATCGGGGCAGTGATGCTGGCTCGCGGCAAGGGAAGCATCATTTCCACAGCCTCCGTGCTCAGCGATCAGGGTGGATTGAATGTGGCGAGCTATGCCGCCAGCAAAGCGGGCCTGGCCAACCTCACACGCTCACTGGCCAATGAATGGGCAGGACGCGGTGTGAGAGTGAACGCCATCGCACCCGGGTACGTGGACACAGAGATGACTGAGGCGCTGCAGTCAGATCCACTCAGATCGCGGCAGATTCTGGAACGCATCCCCGCCGGGCGCCTGGGATCACCTGATGATCTGCGCGGACCGGTGGTGTTTCTGGCCAGTGAGGCCTCGCGCTACGTGCATGGAGAGACACTGGTCGTGGATGGCGGTTGGATGGGTCGCTGA
- a CDS encoding Nif11-like leader peptide family natural product precursor encodes MTQEQLTIFIANAKGNISLQERLKAAADTNAVAAIAKEVGFTISVDDLKRAQSDIPDEVLEGVAGGASWSGPMWNTTCVGG; translated from the coding sequence ATGACACAAGAACAACTCACAATTTTCATTGCTAACGCCAAAGGCAACATCAGCCTTCAGGAAAGGCTCAAGGCAGCGGCTGATACCAATGCTGTTGCTGCCATTGCTAAAGAAGTAGGATTTACTATTTCTGTTGATGACTTGAAGAGAGCTCAATCAGACATTCCTGATGAAGTGCTCGAAGGAGTGGCTGGTGGAGCGTCGTGGAGCGGTCCCATGTGGAATACTACCTGCGTTGGTGGTTGA